From a single Nicotiana tomentosiformis chromosome 2, ASM39032v3, whole genome shotgun sequence genomic region:
- the LOC138906060 gene encoding uncharacterized mitochondrial protein AtMg00860-like — protein sequence MVQEGIVLGHRVSRSGIEVDRAKVEAVVKLPLPISVKGVRIFLGHAGFYRRFIKDFLKITTPLCMLLEKDVIFNFDEACLKEFEELKKKLVAAPDIVAPDWSLLFELIFDASDHAIG from the coding sequence atggtacaAGAAGGCATAGTGTTGGGCCATAGAGTGTCAAGGAGTGGCATTGAAGTTGATAGAGCGAAGGTGGAGGCGGTTGTAAAATTACCTCTACCCATTTCTGTGAAGGGTGTCCGGATTTTCTTGGGACACGCGGGGTTCTATAGACGCTTTATTaaagattttttaaaaattactacTCCTTTGTGCATGTTGCTTGAAAAGGATGTAATCTTTAATTTTGATGAAGCCTGCCTGAAGGAATTCGAGGAGCTCAAAAAGAAGTTGGTGGCTGCCCCAGATATTGTGGCGCCAGATTGGTCCTTACTATTTGAACTTATATTCGATGCAAGTGACCATGCTATTGGGTAG